The following proteins are co-located in the Lacticaseibacillus paracasei subsp. paracasei genome:
- a CDS encoding hydrolase → MTSYPRRDPVTDRLLTPENSALILINYQPTQIESIGSMNHHALIQNVVMTAKLAKTYNVPIVLSTVNVKSGRNKDTIPDLKKALGDIPSIDRSSINAWQDKEFVEAVKATGRKNLVIAALWTEACLTFPTIDALAEGYHVYPVVDAVGGTSQIAHETALRRVEQAGAQLTTNAQLACEWQRDWNRTDTVPDFVKLLLGAGDFINLGD, encoded by the coding sequence ATGACAAGTTATCCACGCCGTGACCCGGTTACTGACCGGCTGCTCACCCCGGAAAATTCTGCTTTGATTCTGATTAACTACCAACCGACACAAATTGAATCCATCGGTTCCATGAACCATCACGCTTTGATCCAAAATGTTGTGATGACGGCCAAGTTGGCTAAAACGTACAATGTGCCAATTGTTCTCTCTACCGTTAACGTTAAAAGCGGACGCAATAAAGACACCATCCCCGATTTGAAAAAAGCCCTCGGCGATATACCAAGTATTGATCGCTCTTCGATTAATGCTTGGCAAGACAAAGAGTTTGTCGAAGCAGTCAAGGCAACTGGCCGTAAGAACTTGGTTATTGCGGCCTTATGGACAGAAGCCTGCCTAACCTTCCCAACAATTGATGCCTTGGCTGAAGGCTATCATGTTTATCCTGTCGTGGATGCTGTTGGCGGCACCTCACAAATTGCTCATGAAACTGCTTTACGCCGCGTTGAACAAGCAGGTGCACAATTGACCACAAATGCCCAACTGGCTTGCGAATGGCAGCGCGACTGGAACCGAACCGACACTGTACCGGATTTTGTTAAACTGCTGCTGGGTGCAGGCGACTTTATCAATTTAGGCGACTAG
- a CDS encoding kinase has protein sequence MNRLIILRGNSGSDKTTTATALRTQLANTLLVSQDVVRRDMLAEKDKPGNPTIELIETIARFGLQHQRTVILEGILSAARYGDMLKTLIAEADQSLVYYYDLSFDETLRRHAHRAKAKEFGADVMRDWYLPHDRLNVPTEQLISADWSQTMVVNHILTDLAGLNNTESVKPIH, from the coding sequence TTGAATCGATTGATCATTCTGCGTGGCAATTCAGGCAGTGATAAAACCACCACCGCAACCGCCTTGCGTACCCAACTGGCCAATACGCTGCTAGTATCTCAAGACGTCGTGCGCCGTGACATGCTCGCCGAAAAAGACAAACCGGGCAATCCCACAATTGAACTAATTGAAACGATTGCTCGCTTTGGATTGCAGCATCAGCGAACTGTCATCCTTGAGGGGATTCTGTCGGCAGCACGCTATGGCGACATGTTGAAAACACTCATTGCAGAAGCTGATCAAAGTCTGGTTTACTACTATGACCTCTCGTTTGATGAGACTTTGCGCCGCCATGCCCATCGCGCAAAAGCCAAGGAATTCGGAGCCGACGTCATGCGTGACTGGTATTTGCCCCATGATCGTTTAAATGTGCCGACTGAGCAGCTCATTTCTGCCGATTGGTCGCAAACCATGGTCGTCAACCACATCTTGACCGATCTGGCTGGATTGAACAATACAGAATCTGTTAAACCTATTCACTGA
- a CDS encoding MFS transporter → MQRSETAPKRWWLLVALGFFAFMTNLDGSIVNIAVPIMAKDLKVPASQMEWTVSLYLIVLSALLLPFGKLGDRIGKQRIFKWGTGTFVLGSLMAGINLGFNFLMLARMIQALGGAMTLANTYGIVTSTFALAERGRAMGVVSTFVALGGVAGPSLGGLILAHFSWPMIFLINVPIGLIALGVSLWSMNNGIPQRGTYDGWGMILQATAIASGFWGLNLAQQSGFDDPVVLSTLALAVVALIAFIGFEQRQQAPLLPLRIFRVRIFTLGVVTVFFIFMVQFFSTVLMPFYLEDARGLTPGTAGTLLSLYPLMMVFFAPFGGWLADKWNVPAVALLGSIFIAVGSLIGATLKSNAPLTIYIISTLLVGIGSGLFQSPIGDVVMSVVPKNQLGIAGSFNALARNLGMVSGTAVATTVLFGTMSQLAGSRVTNYPTAHPEFFISGLQVAMIVAAVLAILGAIAIGLTIKPWQAHEKN, encoded by the coding sequence ATGCAACGTTCTGAAACGGCACCAAAACGTTGGTGGCTACTGGTCGCGCTGGGCTTTTTTGCCTTCATGACCAATCTCGACGGTTCAATTGTGAATATTGCCGTGCCAATTATGGCCAAGGATCTAAAAGTTCCGGCCAGTCAGATGGAATGGACGGTTTCGCTGTATTTAATCGTTTTAAGTGCGCTGCTATTGCCCTTTGGTAAACTTGGCGACCGCATCGGTAAGCAGCGGATTTTTAAATGGGGCACCGGTACATTTGTCTTAGGTTCCTTGATGGCTGGGATTAATCTCGGCTTTAATTTTTTGATGTTAGCCCGGATGATCCAGGCACTTGGCGGGGCGATGACTTTGGCGAATACGTACGGGATCGTCACCTCGACTTTCGCACTTGCTGAACGTGGCCGGGCAATGGGGGTTGTGAGTACCTTCGTCGCATTGGGGGGTGTCGCTGGTCCAAGTCTAGGCGGTTTGATTTTGGCCCATTTCAGTTGGCCAATGATTTTTCTCATCAACGTTCCTATCGGTTTAATCGCATTGGGTGTCTCCTTGTGGTCTATGAACAATGGCATCCCACAACGCGGTACGTACGATGGTTGGGGGATGATTTTGCAGGCAACAGCGATTGCAAGCGGTTTTTGGGGACTGAATCTTGCTCAGCAAAGCGGTTTTGACGATCCAGTTGTCCTCAGCACCCTTGCATTGGCAGTCGTTGCTCTCATCGCCTTTATCGGCTTTGAGCAACGGCAACAAGCACCATTGCTTCCTTTGCGTATTTTCCGTGTCCGTATTTTCACACTCGGTGTGGTCACTGTCTTCTTCATCTTTATGGTGCAGTTTTTCAGCACAGTGCTGATGCCGTTCTACCTTGAAGATGCTCGTGGCCTGACACCAGGTACGGCTGGCACGCTATTATCGCTTTATCCACTGATGATGGTCTTCTTCGCCCCGTTTGGCGGTTGGCTGGCCGATAAATGGAACGTCCCGGCAGTTGCTTTGCTCGGCAGCATTTTTATCGCTGTCGGCAGTCTTATCGGTGCCACGTTGAAATCAAACGCACCGTTGACCATTTACATCATCAGTACACTCCTTGTCGGCATCGGCAGCGGTCTTTTTCAATCCCCAATTGGCGATGTTGTCATGTCAGTTGTTCCGAAAAATCAGCTTGGCATCGCTGGCAGTTTCAATGCGCTCGCACGCAATCTTGGGATGGTCAGCGGCACGGCGGTTGCGACAACAGTGCTCTTTGGCACGATGAGTCAACTTGCTGGCAGCCGCGTAACGAACTATCCAACAGCACATCCCGAATTCTTTATCAGCGGTTTACAAGTTGCCATGATTGTCGCGGCTGTGCTCGCTATCCTCGGAGCCATCGCCATCGGCCTGACAATCAAACCGTGGCAGGCACACGAAAAAAACTAG
- a CDS encoding NUDIX hydrolase, translated as MADYIKDIRTKVGHAPLIMAGVIGILTDQAGRVLLQQRSDFTGEWGLISGTIEYGETPAQTMVREFKEETNLEVEVVRLLGVNGNLTLTYPNGDVAQWLCPVFLVKQLSGVLNSDNSETEALKFWDPAAAPDLFNQQHREVLAHFIANETGYFD; from the coding sequence GTGGCAGATTATATTAAAGATATCCGGACAAAGGTTGGTCATGCGCCCTTGATTATGGCTGGCGTGATTGGCATCCTGACCGATCAGGCTGGGCGCGTTCTACTCCAACAACGCAGCGATTTTACCGGTGAATGGGGCTTGATTAGCGGGACGATCGAATACGGCGAAACCCCTGCCCAGACGATGGTGCGTGAATTCAAAGAAGAAACCAATCTGGAGGTTGAAGTTGTCCGGTTGCTTGGCGTTAATGGCAATCTCACCCTCACCTATCCAAATGGCGATGTTGCCCAATGGCTGTGCCCGGTGTTTCTTGTGAAACAATTAAGTGGTGTGTTAAATAGTGACAACAGTGAGACTGAAGCCTTAAAATTTTGGGATCCAGCAGCCGCTCCTGACCTGTTTAATCAACAACATCGGGAAGTCTTGGCGCACTTTATCGCAAATGAAACGGGGTATTTTGATTGA